The following coding sequences lie in one Myxococcales bacterium genomic window:
- a CDS encoding VWA domain-containing protein, translating to MANLKGLACGVVAAGVAAACSASSDGGDSNPGGGGGQSGAAGSSSGGGTTAGGGTSGTGGGLNIDSGLGGDGGAGGFTGDACATTGAKAADPTVLPADIIWAVDQSGSMNQETAYVQGKINDFAKAIGNTNIDYHVIMIAATTGGNAICVPTPLSGGSCGNGPRFRLVDQKVDSNDALNQIINQYSKYSDFLRPEATKHFVVVTDDNATDKPMNSAGAFTTALAGLQPTGMFSKWIFHSVYAFGAIPFVGCVGVFGTGAAFGAVYDALIKQTGGAQGEICLGDWTPVFNAITAAVVVNSKVACEYAVPDPDPGQTLDPNKVNVDYLPGGQPPANSIFRVNDLAGCSSGANQGGWYFDNNTSPKKIFLCPQTCSAVQSDTAAKIEVKFGCESVFKPPA from the coding sequence ATGGCGAACCTGAAGGGCCTGGCGTGTGGGGTGGTGGCTGCTGGCGTTGCGGCTGCCTGCAGCGCGAGCAGTGACGGGGGCGACTCGAATCCCGGCGGGGGCGGTGGCCAATCGGGTGCGGCGGGCAGCAGCAGCGGCGGCGGTACGACCGCGGGTGGAGGAACCTCCGGCACTGGCGGCGGACTCAACATCGACTCCGGGCTCGGAGGTGACGGCGGCGCTGGCGGTTTCACTGGCGACGCCTGCGCAACCACTGGAGCCAAGGCCGCCGATCCCACCGTGCTGCCCGCGGACATCATCTGGGCGGTCGATCAGTCCGGCAGCATGAACCAGGAGACAGCCTACGTTCAGGGCAAGATCAACGATTTTGCGAAGGCCATCGGCAACACCAACATCGACTACCACGTGATCATGATTGCGGCGACGACCGGCGGCAACGCGATCTGCGTCCCGACGCCACTGTCCGGCGGCAGTTGCGGGAACGGGCCTCGCTTCCGTCTCGTCGACCAGAAGGTCGACAGCAACGACGCCCTCAACCAGATCATCAACCAGTACTCGAAGTACTCCGACTTCTTGCGGCCGGAGGCCACCAAACACTTCGTCGTCGTCACCGACGACAACGCCACGGACAAACCGATGAACTCCGCGGGCGCGTTCACGACCGCACTCGCCGGGCTGCAACCGACCGGCATGTTCTCGAAGTGGATCTTCCACTCGGTCTATGCCTTCGGTGCCATCCCGTTCGTCGGCTGCGTCGGTGTGTTCGGCACGGGCGCCGCGTTCGGCGCCGTCTACGACGCGCTGATCAAACAGACCGGCGGCGCGCAGGGCGAAATCTGCCTCGGCGACTGGACCCCGGTGTTCAACGCGATCACCGCCGCGGTCGTCGTCAACTCCAAGGTGGCGTGTGAGTATGCGGTGCCCGACCCCGACCCAGGTCAGACGCTCGATCCGAACAAGGTCAACGTGGACTATCTGCCGGGCGGGCAGCCACCGGCCAACTCCATCTTCCGAGTCAACGACCTGGCGGGCTGCTCCTCGGGCGCAAACCAGGGCGGTTGGTATTTCGACAACAACACCAGCCCCAAGAAGATCTTCCTCTGCCCCCAGACCTGCAGCGCGGTGCAGTCGGATACCGCCGCCAAGATCGAAGTGAAGTTCGGCTGCGAGAGTGTCTTCAAGCCGCCGGCCTGA
- a CDS encoding IgGFc-binding protein: MSGALIAWVAAVGSGSCTSTDVVARGSESGDAGGNPGGGGTGGSIVIDGGGGVGPGCKPCSDDFTRVLNCDGSVKEVCSGSLLCGAGTCMAPCDAATVNRSTVGCDYYAVTLAAYGSGFGGCFVVFIANTFKEPVHVQTTWGTTPIPMAVHAKIPKGSGLGISYAPYDPAVGIPPGEVAILFLANDPVPHGNWLPAAKCPVPAAIGLDAHVHFGLNISSGRGKAFHVTTDRPVVAYQMLPYQAAYAAGTGATLLLPTSAWDTNYIAVEALGAADFQGTPIPPTMAIVATTNGTTVKMLPKFAIKDGIDVPGVAANTVASYKLDAGDTIELIQSEDFTGSPIEADKPIGLFAGHMGLRIPNFVDWSDHAEQQIPPVRALGSEYAVVSYRDRVPGYAENRKHRLVGAVDGTQLSFDPPIANAPTVLSLGSAVELESDQPFVVKSQDAEHPFMVFTYMSGSGHIANQGGPAGYGDPEFLRVVPGLQYLSRYVFFTDPTYPETNLVVVRRKGKTGFAAVELDCAGVLSGWQALGAGQTYEYTRVDLSRHNFEAQGKCNNGRHEMTSNESFGLSVWGWGSPETRPGKSDACNTSEPDNSCDVSYAYPAGENIVPINSVYVPPIPK, from the coding sequence TTGTCGGGCGCGCTCATCGCCTGGGTAGCCGCCGTCGGTTCGGGATCGTGTACGAGCACCGACGTCGTGGCGCGCGGCAGCGAGAGCGGTGACGCCGGTGGAAACCCCGGGGGTGGCGGCACCGGCGGGTCAATCGTGATCGATGGCGGCGGTGGAGTCGGGCCCGGCTGCAAACCTTGCTCGGATGATTTCACTCGCGTGCTGAACTGCGACGGGAGTGTGAAGGAGGTCTGCTCTGGCTCGTTGTTGTGCGGCGCCGGTACCTGCATGGCGCCCTGTGACGCGGCCACCGTCAATCGCTCCACGGTGGGCTGCGACTACTACGCCGTCACTCTTGCTGCCTACGGTTCGGGCTTCGGTGGGTGTTTCGTGGTGTTCATCGCCAACACGTTCAAGGAGCCGGTCCACGTGCAGACCACCTGGGGCACGACGCCGATTCCGATGGCCGTGCACGCAAAGATCCCCAAGGGCTCGGGCCTTGGCATCAGCTACGCCCCCTACGATCCGGCTGTGGGCATTCCGCCCGGCGAGGTTGCGATCCTGTTCCTGGCCAACGACCCCGTACCGCACGGCAACTGGCTGCCGGCCGCGAAGTGTCCGGTGCCCGCCGCCATTGGCCTGGACGCACACGTGCACTTTGGCCTGAACATCAGCTCCGGACGCGGCAAGGCATTTCACGTCACGACCGATCGCCCCGTCGTCGCCTACCAGATGCTGCCGTATCAAGCCGCGTACGCCGCGGGCACCGGCGCGACGCTGCTCTTGCCCACGAGCGCGTGGGACACGAACTACATCGCGGTCGAGGCCCTGGGCGCCGCCGATTTCCAGGGCACTCCCATCCCACCGACGATGGCGATCGTGGCCACCACCAACGGTACGACGGTCAAGATGCTGCCGAAGTTCGCGATCAAGGACGGCATCGACGTGCCCGGTGTCGCCGCCAACACCGTCGCCAGCTACAAACTCGACGCGGGCGACACCATCGAGCTGATCCAGAGCGAGGACTTCACGGGCAGCCCCATCGAGGCTGACAAACCCATCGGACTCTTTGCCGGTCACATGGGTCTCCGCATCCCCAACTTCGTCGACTGGAGCGATCACGCGGAGCAACAGATCCCGCCGGTTCGCGCTCTCGGCAGCGAGTATGCAGTGGTCAGCTACCGCGATCGCGTGCCGGGCTACGCCGAGAACCGCAAACATCGGCTGGTCGGCGCGGTGGACGGCACCCAACTTTCGTTCGACCCACCGATCGCCAACGCGCCCACCGTGCTCAGCCTCGGCAGCGCCGTCGAGCTGGAGTCGGATCAACCCTTCGTGGTCAAGAGTCAGGACGCCGAGCACCCCTTCATGGTCTTCACCTACATGAGTGGCTCGGGTCACATCGCCAATCAAGGCGGGCCTGCCGGTTACGGTGATCCAGAGTTTCTGCGCGTCGTTCCCGGGCTGCAGTACCTGTCGCGCTACGTCTTCTTCACGGATCCGACCTATCCCGAGACGAATCTGGTCGTGGTGCGCCGCAAGGGAAAGACCGGGTTCGCGGCGGTCGAGCTCGACTGCGCGGGGGTGCTGAGCGGCTGGCAGGCGCTCGGCGCGGGGCAGACCTACGAGTACACACGCGTCGATCTCTCTCGCCACAACTTCGAAGCCCAAGGCAAGTGCAACAACGGGCGCCACGAGATGACCTCCAACGAGAGCTTCGGGCTGTCGGTCTGGGGTTGGGGCTCCCCCGAGACACGACCGGGCAAGAGCGACGCGTGCAACACCAGCGAGCCGGACAACTCTTGCGACGTCAGCTACGCCTATCCCGCTGGTGAGAACATCGTGCCGATCAACAGCGTGTACGTGCCACCGATCCCGAAGTGA
- the uvrA gene encoding excinuclease ABC subunit UvrA, producing the protein MLPTELRGARTHNLAGLDLRLEPGQVIVVSGVSGAGKSSLAMDTLYAEGQRRFVESFSPYARQFLERLERPPITSLDPVPAGIAVDRRAPVKSSRSTVATMADIEPYLAALFVREAVPICPEHRVPARSLRAEVVAREVLSELAGQRALVSYPLRAHGGVEGYLELREQLAKDGYRRLSIAGEIEDIDRVKPSTVLAAGGLLDVIVDRVQLSPRDEKRVASAVEEAWRRGAGVARLQVGQAIRVLRRGLACPECARALEPPRAGLFSYESPVGACPECRGFGRTIGIDLEKVIPDPRRTLKQRAVRPWAGKSTTWERSELGKLCRRHGIPMDVPWSELKKSQQALIISGDGSWNDGFFPGVLGWFRWLETRTYKMHVRVLLARYRAYDVCTRCQGRRLSDAALAYHVAGRDIAELHSLEIGEACRVLGQVETRTGQGELARRELVSRLGYLERVGLGYLTLDRQARTLSGGEAQRVTLTAALGTSLHNALFVLDEPTVGLHPSDVGSLTAIFRELAQRHNTVLVVEHDPSVILAADRVIELGPGAGAAGGQIVFDGTPAEALALGGATARAIALPTEKSRRVRKPTGFLRVRGARANNLRGIDVELPLGVLGAVTGVSGSGKSTLAVDVVYRALARRLGALDVEAPGDHDGIDGAEVIKRIALVDQAPLGRTSRGNAATYTKAWDSVRALFAAQPDAHARRLTAAHFSFNVQGGRCDTCAGEGFETVEMQFLADVRLVCPVCRGRRFKDEVLRVRHRERTISEVLELTVDEALDHFTEVAIKRALGPVKKLGLGYLRLGQPLSTLSGGEAQRLKLARSLADEHAGALLILDEPSAGLHADEVRAVLSALDVIVDAGGSVLCVEHDLDLIERADYVVDLGPGAGKNGGLVVGTGTPNELRSHDTPTGHAMAAHGRAPARVAGAPAVEAERALVVECAREHNLREVSVKIPHGELTVVTGPSGSGKSTLAFDVIFAEGQRRFLETLTPYARQFLPTMPRPDVDRVSGVPPSIALEQRTQRAGGLSTVATVTEVAHYLRLLYAKLGTPHCPDHDEPIALARPDAVFGLACREKSGFELLAPVVRARKGLYLDVFTAAARAGIEHAYCDGERVSTDEPPRLTKTREHTIDLVMARVPRPRDLSREQFDRALAWGNGAVKLRWGAAREKLLSTQSACPRCGFSVPELDPRWFSFNTAQGRCASCEGAGFVEEKTSKRRRKKPLPPPTFVPCPECHGARLSPLPRAVRVEGARYHEVVGLPVVRSLALVKGWRFSGDARKVAGPVVTELVRRLEFLMEVGLDYLSLDRRASTLSGGEMQRLRLAAQLGTGLTGALYVLDEPTIGLHPRDTLRLLGNLKKLVSIGSTVLVVEHDADTIRAADYLVDLGPGGGARGGRIMAAGVPSEVLCNEQSPTARVFAAPMEIRPAIGIGSEVPRLKLSGAREHNLKDVELSLPHARLTVVCGVSGSGKSTLVQKVLLPALRAKLELATETVGAHRSLSGVGAIARAVAVDQAPIGRTPRSVPATFLGIWDEIRRIFAGTPDAQVAGFSASRFSFNTPNGGRCPTCAGQGVITHEMSFLPDVVAPCPDCGGKRFEPLTLDVKYSRMSIGDVLDLTAEEAALFFVNHPNIAGPLRTLVDLGAGYIHLGQGSHTLSGGEAQRLKLSAELTATVRHLPTLYVLDEPTTGLHLADVSKLVRVLSRLVERGDTLVVIEHHPVVIAGADWVVELGPDGGDRGGKIVAEGPPAKIARRKTATGAVLRDLFDQERPSGARSRRDSLITRSMNPL; encoded by the coding sequence ATGCTCCCCACCGAGCTCCGGGGTGCCCGCACCCACAACCTGGCCGGTCTCGATCTGCGGCTCGAGCCCGGGCAGGTGATCGTCGTCAGCGGTGTGTCCGGGGCCGGCAAGAGCAGCCTGGCGATGGACACGCTGTACGCCGAAGGGCAGCGGCGTTTCGTCGAGAGCTTCAGCCCTTACGCGCGCCAGTTTCTCGAGCGCCTGGAGCGCCCGCCCATCACTTCACTCGATCCGGTGCCTGCGGGCATCGCCGTGGACCGGCGCGCGCCGGTCAAGAGCTCCCGCTCCACGGTCGCGACCATGGCCGACATCGAGCCCTATCTGGCCGCGCTGTTCGTGCGCGAGGCGGTGCCCATCTGTCCGGAGCATCGGGTCCCGGCGCGTTCCCTCCGTGCGGAGGTCGTGGCGCGAGAGGTGCTGAGCGAGCTCGCCGGTCAGCGGGCCTTGGTCAGTTATCCGCTGCGCGCACACGGTGGCGTCGAGGGTTACCTGGAGCTGCGGGAACAGCTTGCGAAAGATGGCTACCGGCGGCTGAGCATCGCGGGCGAAATAGAGGACATCGATCGAGTGAAACCCTCCACGGTGCTGGCAGCGGGCGGGCTGCTGGATGTCATCGTCGATCGAGTGCAGCTCTCACCGCGGGACGAAAAACGCGTCGCCAGCGCCGTCGAAGAGGCGTGGCGGCGCGGGGCCGGCGTTGCTCGGTTGCAGGTGGGTCAGGCGATCCGTGTGCTCCGGCGCGGGCTCGCCTGTCCCGAGTGCGCGCGGGCCCTGGAGCCGCCTCGCGCCGGGCTCTTCTCGTATGAATCGCCGGTCGGTGCTTGCCCCGAGTGTCGCGGTTTTGGTCGGACCATCGGCATCGATCTCGAGAAGGTGATCCCAGATCCGCGGCGCACTCTCAAACAGCGTGCGGTGCGCCCCTGGGCGGGCAAGTCCACCACCTGGGAGCGCTCGGAGCTGGGCAAGCTGTGCCGCCGTCACGGCATCCCGATGGATGTCCCGTGGAGTGAGCTGAAAAAATCACAGCAGGCGCTGATCATCTCGGGAGACGGCAGCTGGAACGACGGCTTCTTCCCCGGCGTGCTCGGCTGGTTCCGTTGGCTCGAGACCCGCACCTACAAGATGCACGTCCGCGTGCTCCTGGCGAGATACCGCGCGTACGACGTGTGCACGCGCTGTCAGGGGCGTCGTCTGAGCGACGCCGCGCTCGCGTACCATGTCGCTGGTCGTGACATCGCCGAGCTCCACTCGCTCGAGATCGGTGAGGCGTGCCGGGTGCTGGGGCAGGTCGAGACCCGAACCGGGCAGGGCGAGCTCGCCCGACGCGAGCTGGTGAGCCGGCTCGGATACCTCGAGCGGGTGGGCCTCGGGTATCTGACGCTCGACCGCCAGGCGCGCACCCTCTCCGGCGGCGAGGCCCAGCGTGTCACGTTGACCGCGGCGCTCGGCACGTCGCTGCACAACGCGCTGTTCGTGCTCGACGAACCCACGGTGGGGCTGCACCCGAGCGACGTCGGGAGCTTGACCGCGATATTTCGCGAGCTCGCTCAGCGCCACAACACGGTGCTGGTCGTGGAGCACGATCCCTCGGTCATCCTCGCCGCCGATCGTGTGATCGAGCTGGGTCCGGGCGCGGGAGCCGCCGGAGGTCAGATCGTCTTCGACGGCACGCCGGCGGAAGCGTTGGCGCTTGGTGGCGCTACCGCCCGCGCCATTGCCTTGCCGACCGAAAAGTCCCGGCGCGTCCGCAAACCCACGGGATTTCTACGCGTGCGGGGTGCCCGCGCGAACAACCTTCGGGGCATCGACGTCGAGCTCCCGCTGGGAGTGCTCGGTGCGGTGACGGGGGTCAGCGGTTCGGGCAAGAGCACGTTGGCCGTGGACGTGGTGTATCGGGCGCTGGCGCGGCGTCTGGGTGCCCTCGACGTCGAAGCGCCCGGTGACCACGACGGTATCGACGGCGCTGAGGTCATCAAGCGCATCGCGCTCGTCGATCAGGCCCCGCTCGGGCGCACGTCGCGAGGCAACGCGGCGACGTACACCAAGGCGTGGGACAGCGTGCGCGCCCTGTTTGCGGCCCAGCCCGACGCCCACGCGCGGCGGCTCACCGCGGCTCATTTTTCGTTCAACGTGCAGGGTGGACGCTGCGACACCTGCGCCGGTGAAGGTTTCGAGACGGTCGAGATGCAGTTCCTCGCCGACGTGCGCCTGGTCTGCCCGGTGTGTCGAGGTAGGCGTTTCAAGGACGAAGTGCTGCGGGTGCGGCACCGCGAACGCACCATCTCCGAGGTGCTCGAGCTCACGGTGGACGAGGCGCTCGATCACTTCACCGAGGTCGCGATCAAACGTGCGCTCGGCCCGGTCAAGAAGCTGGGGCTCGGTTATCTGCGTCTGGGTCAACCGCTCTCGACGCTGTCCGGCGGTGAGGCGCAGCGTCTCAAGCTCGCGCGGTCCCTTGCGGATGAGCATGCCGGAGCACTCTTGATCTTGGACGAGCCGAGCGCAGGCCTGCACGCCGACGAGGTGCGCGCGGTGCTCTCCGCCCTCGACGTGATCGTCGACGCCGGCGGCAGCGTGCTGTGTGTGGAGCACGACCTCGATCTGATCGAGCGAGCCGACTACGTGGTCGATCTCGGGCCAGGCGCCGGAAAAAATGGCGGTTTGGTCGTGGGAACCGGCACGCCGAACGAGCTGCGCTCCCACGACACCCCAACTGGGCATGCCATGGCAGCGCACGGCCGCGCTCCGGCCCGGGTCGCGGGCGCACCCGCAGTCGAGGCCGAGCGTGCGCTCGTCGTCGAGTGCGCTCGCGAGCACAACCTGCGCGAGGTCTCGGTGAAGATCCCGCACGGCGAACTCACCGTGGTCACCGGCCCGAGCGGCTCGGGCAAGAGCACACTCGCCTTCGACGTGATCTTTGCGGAAGGGCAGCGACGTTTCCTCGAGACGCTGACGCCCTACGCTCGGCAGTTCTTGCCGACCATGCCCCGCCCCGACGTCGATCGGGTGAGCGGTGTGCCGCCCTCCATCGCGCTCGAACAGCGTACGCAGCGGGCTGGCGGGCTCTCGACCGTGGCGACGGTGACCGAGGTCGCCCATTACCTGCGGCTGCTCTACGCAAAGCTGGGCACGCCGCACTGCCCAGACCATGACGAGCCGATCGCGCTGGCAAGGCCCGATGCGGTCTTCGGGCTGGCGTGCCGGGAGAAGTCGGGCTTCGAGCTCCTGGCGCCGGTAGTCCGAGCGCGAAAGGGTCTCTACCTCGACGTGTTCACCGCAGCAGCGCGGGCGGGCATCGAGCACGCATATTGTGATGGGGAGCGGGTCTCGACGGACGAACCCCCGCGGTTGACGAAGACTCGCGAGCACACCATCGACCTGGTGATGGCCCGGGTTCCGCGCCCGCGAGACCTGTCGCGCGAGCAGTTCGATCGCGCCCTCGCCTGGGGTAACGGCGCGGTGAAGCTGCGCTGGGGCGCTGCAAGGGAGAAGTTGCTGTCGACCCAGAGTGCCTGTCCTCGCTGTGGTTTCTCCGTGCCGGAGCTCGACCCGCGCTGGTTCTCTTTCAACACCGCGCAGGGGCGCTGCGCCAGCTGCGAGGGTGCGGGTTTCGTCGAGGAAAAGACCAGCAAACGCAGACGGAAGAAACCCCTGCCGCCGCCCACGTTCGTGCCGTGTCCAGAGTGTCACGGAGCGCGGCTGTCGCCGCTCCCGCGTGCCGTGCGCGTCGAAGGCGCAAGATACCACGAGGTGGTGGGCTTGCCGGTCGTGCGGTCCCTCGCGCTCGTGAAGGGTTGGCGCTTCAGCGGTGACGCCCGCAAGGTTGCTGGACCCGTCGTCACCGAGCTGGTGCGGCGGCTCGAGTTCTTGATGGAGGTCGGGCTCGACTACCTGTCGCTCGATCGCCGCGCGTCGACGCTCTCTGGAGGCGAGATGCAGCGGCTGCGACTGGCGGCGCAGCTGGGAACTGGGCTCACGGGAGCGCTCTACGTGCTCGACGAGCCTACGATTGGTCTTCACCCTCGCGACACCCTGCGGCTGCTGGGCAACCTGAAGAAGCTGGTGAGCATCGGGTCCACGGTGCTGGTGGTCGAGCACGACGCCGATACGATTCGCGCAGCGGACTACCTGGTAGATCTCGGTCCCGGCGGCGGCGCGCGGGGTGGGCGGATCATGGCCGCCGGCGTTCCGTCCGAGGTGCTCTGCAACGAACAATCACCAACCGCGCGAGTGTTCGCGGCGCCGATGGAGATACGTCCCGCCATCGGCATCGGCTCGGAGGTGCCACGTCTGAAGCTCTCCGGCGCGCGGGAGCACAACCTAAAGGACGTGGAGCTGTCGTTGCCTCACGCTCGGCTCACGGTGGTCTGTGGGGTGAGCGGCTCGGGCAAGAGTACGCTGGTACAGAAGGTGCTCTTGCCCGCGTTGCGCGCGAAGCTCGAGCTGGCGACCGAAACGGTCGGCGCCCACCGCTCACTCTCGGGCGTGGGTGCTATCGCGCGCGCGGTGGCGGTCGATCAGGCACCCATCGGGCGCACGCCGCGCTCCGTGCCGGCGACCTTTCTCGGCATCTGGGACGAGATCCGCCGCATCTTCGCCGGCACGCCAGACGCGCAAGTTGCGGGATTTTCCGCGTCGCGTTTCTCCTTCAACACGCCGAACGGCGGACGCTGCCCCACCTGCGCCGGTCAGGGTGTCATCACCCACGAGATGAGCTTCTTGCCCGATGTCGTGGCGCCCTGCCCGGACTGCGGCGGCAAGCGCTTCGAGCCACTGACCCTGGACGTGAAGTACTCGCGCATGAGCATCGGTGACGTGCTCGACCTCACGGCGGAAGAAGCCGCGCTCTTCTTCGTGAATCACCCGAACATCGCCGGACCGCTGCGCACCCTCGTCGATCTGGGCGCGGGATACATTCACCTCGGCCAGGGTTCGCACACGCTGTCGGGCGGCGAAGCGCAGCGCTTGAAGCTCTCCGCGGAGCTCACCGCTACCGTCCGACACTTGCCAACGCTGTACGTGCTCGATGAACCGACGACGGGTCTGCACCTGGCGGATGTGTCGAAACTGGTTCGGGTGCTCAGCCGTCTGGTGGAACGTGGCGACACACTGGTCGTCATCGAGCACCACCCAGTCGTCATCGCCGGCGCTGATTGGGTCGTCGAGCTCGGGCCCGATGGTGGCGACCGCGGGGGCAAGATCGTCGCTGAGGGGCCACCCGCCAAGATTGCGCGCAGGAAGACGGCCACCGGCGCGGTGCTTCGAGACCTGTTTGACCAGGAGCGGCCCAGCGGGGCGCGATCCCGGCGCGACTCGTTGATCACTCGGTCGATGAACCCGCTATGA
- a CDS encoding pyridoxal phosphate-dependent aminotransferase, with protein MPRFPEGSAATRSLSDRVYGALLDEAKRRPPPVHFLNVGDTYLEPLPAARAEAQRAADHPRLHNYAAVQGEPALLDAILERVKRVHGVALERQNVQVMSGATGGFTVVANTTLDPGDEVILLSPYWPLIRGIIESRSAKAVELPFYTHLDDSDFDAEAAIEALVTPRTVAIYVNTPNNPTGRVLSSNAAAAIARVVNRHGLWLFSDEAYEELWYGAERPPAIWARGDLRERSIACHTLSKSHALAGARVGYTHGPPSIMPALRGVQTFLTYCAPRPLQFAGACALTEGDAWVEQTRLCYATAGRRAASALGLPEPEGGTFVFFDAAPHFRQGEDIHGFLRRCLEAGVMLTPGGASGRDYETWARLCFTAVPPAELDDALERLRSVVA; from the coding sequence ATGCCGCGATTTCCCGAAGGCTCCGCCGCCACGCGGTCCCTGTCCGACCGCGTCTACGGCGCGCTGCTCGACGAGGCCAAGCGTCGCCCCCCTCCCGTGCACTTCTTGAACGTCGGCGACACCTATCTCGAACCGCTGCCGGCTGCGCGGGCCGAGGCGCAGCGAGCCGCCGACCACCCCCGCCTGCACAACTACGCAGCCGTGCAAGGCGAGCCTGCGCTGCTCGACGCCATCCTCGAACGCGTGAAGCGCGTGCACGGCGTCGCGCTGGAGCGGCAGAACGTCCAGGTCATGTCGGGTGCTACCGGCGGTTTCACGGTGGTCGCGAACACCACGCTCGACCCCGGTGACGAGGTCATCCTGCTCTCGCCGTACTGGCCACTCATTCGCGGCATCATCGAGTCGCGCTCAGCCAAGGCCGTCGAGCTGCCGTTCTACACGCACCTGGATGACTCCGATTTCGATGCCGAGGCTGCCATCGAGGCGCTCGTGACTCCACGCACCGTCGCGATCTACGTCAACACGCCAAACAACCCCACGGGGCGAGTGCTCTCATCCAACGCGGCAGCTGCAATCGCACGCGTGGTGAACCGCCACGGACTCTGGTTGTTCTCGGACGAAGCCTACGAAGAGCTCTGGTATGGAGCGGAGCGCCCGCCTGCCATCTGGGCGCGCGGAGATCTCCGGGAGCGCAGCATCGCCTGCCACACGCTGTCGAAGAGCCACGCGCTCGCTGGCGCGCGGGTCGGTTACACGCACGGACCCCCGAGCATCATGCCGGCGCTGCGTGGTGTGCAGACGTTCTTGACCTATTGTGCTCCGCGCCCTCTGCAGTTCGCCGGCGCGTGTGCCCTCACCGAGGGTGACGCCTGGGTCGAGCAGACTCGACTTTGCTATGCCACGGCTGGCCGACGAGCAGCGAGCGCGCTCGGACTGCCGGAGCCCGAGGGAGGCACGTTCGTGTTCTTCGACGCCGCGCCGCACTTCCGGCAAGGCGAAGACATCCACGGCTTCCTGCGTCGTTGTCTGGAAGCCGGGGTCATGCTGACTCCGGGCGGCGCGTCGGGACGCGATTACGAGACCTGGGCGCGCCTGTGTTTCACCGCAGTGCCGCCGGCGGAGCTCGACGACGCGCTCGAGCGCCTGCGCTCCGTCGTGGCCTGA
- the smpB gene encoding SsrA-binding protein SmpB, whose translation MAKGGSDKKDLGGDRLVSKNRRASFDYEIADTMEAGIVLIGSEVRSLRMQGCDLVDAWVDVQQRDAWVKGMRVPILAHAAFGHEEKRSRKLLLHREQIERLRSASERDGMTLIVTKCYFKNNHAKIEVALARGKKKHDKRQSLREKDATREAAVAMRRGRR comes from the coding sequence ATGGCCAAGGGCGGCTCGGACAAAAAGGATCTCGGCGGCGACCGCTTGGTCAGCAAGAACCGCCGCGCGTCCTTCGACTACGAGATCGCCGACACCATGGAGGCGGGCATCGTGCTGATCGGCAGCGAGGTCCGCTCCCTGCGCATGCAGGGTTGTGACCTGGTCGATGCCTGGGTGGACGTGCAGCAGCGCGACGCCTGGGTCAAGGGCATGAGGGTGCCCATCTTGGCGCACGCGGCCTTCGGTCACGAAGAGAAGCGCAGCCGCAAGCTGCTCTTGCACCGCGAACAAATCGAACGGCTGCGGAGCGCGAGCGAGCGTGATGGCATGACGCTGATCGTCACCAAGTGTTACTTCAAGAACAACCACGCCAAAATCGAGGTCGCGCTGGCGCGCGGCAAGAAGAAACACGACAAGCGACAGAGCCTCCGCGAAAAGGATGCAACGCGGGAGGCCGCCGTCGCGATGCGCCGAGGCCGACGGTGA